In Candidatus Krumholzibacteriia bacterium, a single genomic region encodes these proteins:
- the hemH gene encoding ferrochelatase has product MHDPIGVLLTNLGTPDAPTAPAVRRYLREFLSDRRVVDLPRPLWLPILYGFVLTLRPRRSARAYASIWTNEGSPLLSIMQDLAAAFESALHLQTTVPVHVAVGMTYGNPSMAQGLERLRDAGCLRVLVLPLYPQYSSPTTGSAFDAVARALTSWRRVPELRTISDYHDHRLYLQALGRSVREFWGQHGEPDRLLVSFHGMPQRFDAAGDPYRGQCEATASSLTGLLGLDAQRTLLAFQSRFGREEWLQPYTDVTLQEWARQGISTVDVVCPGFAVDCLETLEEIAIRYRQAFLAAGGQRLRYIPALNDRPDHVTALVDLAIAKLQGWL; this is encoded by the coding sequence TGCGGGAGTTCCTCTCCGACCGTCGCGTCGTGGACCTGCCGCGCCCGCTCTGGCTGCCGATCCTGTATGGCTTCGTTCTCACCCTCCGCCCGCGTCGCTCTGCCCGCGCCTACGCGAGCATCTGGACGAACGAGGGTTCGCCGCTGCTCAGTATCATGCAGGACCTGGCCGCTGCTTTCGAGAGCGCCCTGCACCTGCAGACGACGGTCCCCGTGCATGTCGCTGTGGGCATGACCTACGGCAACCCGAGCATGGCCCAAGGTCTCGAGCGGCTGCGCGACGCCGGTTGCCTGCGTGTGTTGGTGCTGCCGCTCTACCCGCAGTACTCCTCACCCACGACGGGCTCCGCCTTCGACGCTGTGGCCCGCGCGCTCACGTCCTGGCGCCGAGTGCCGGAGCTGCGTACGATCTCCGACTACCACGACCACCGCCTCTATCTCCAAGCGCTCGGGCGCAGCGTGCGTGAGTTCTGGGGACAACACGGCGAGCCGGACCGCTTGCTTGTTTCGTTCCACGGCATGCCGCAGCGGTTCGACGCCGCCGGCGATCCCTATCGCGGCCAGTGCGAAGCGACCGCGAGTTCTTTGACCGGGCTTCTGGGTCTCGACGCCCAACGCACTTTGCTCGCCTTCCAGTCGCGCTTCGGGCGGGAGGAGTGGCTGCAACCGTACACGGACGTCACCCTGCAGGAGTGGGCACGCCAGGGCATCTCGACGGTGGACGTCGTCTGCCCGGGCTTCGCGGTGGATTGCCTGGAAACACTGGAGGAGATCGCCATCCGTTACCGGCAGGCGTTCCTCGCCGCCGGCGGTCAGCGCCTGCGCTACATCCCCGCTTTGAACGACCGCCCCGATCATGTCACGGCCCTGGTGGATCTCGCCATAGCCAAGCTGCAGGGGTGGTTGTAG
- a CDS encoding S8 family serine peptidase — MRLARAWASIEPGETITAWVFLRDKGNPPQERPFFELISERSLRRRLRVRSPEEVIDSGDMPLDPSYVAAVAARVHQVRQRSKWLNAVSVEATREQLAALRGLLCVRSLEIVAPRIRPSVAPSYPSLASVPPLGRSTTASPLSSSTVPSPPLQSTIPSPPSLGTVPSRFDYGWSLNQLQQIRVVDLHNMGLTGKDVFIGHFDNGYRLLSHESLTGLRVHAAWDFVANEPNPDPIPCGPGETCDSHGLETLSILAGFKEGKLIGPAFEATYLLARTESDAVESTAEEDLWVAAMEWADSIGVDVVSSSVGYRGFDDPLTSYTWEDMDGNTAVITRAADMAVARGIVVVAAIGNDGLLQDFNTIYAPADGDSVLAVGAIDQNGAYSILSSYGPTADGRTKPDVLAEGIGTIMALSSNSIAYGGGFGTSAACPLVAGAAALLRSAFPAATPVQIATALRSTASRSAAPDRFEGWGIIDALAAYRYLRDLGPAPSPFGGRTARIVPNPYPVGPTTPIQIELPEPAYVTLQLFDVRGRRVRALLAEPLPAAEHTIPWNGLDDGGHGVASGAYFLQLQASSLAAPERVERETRKVILLR; from the coding sequence GTGCGTCTCGCCCGCGCCTGGGCCTCGATCGAACCGGGTGAGACCATCACTGCCTGGGTCTTCCTGCGCGACAAGGGAAACCCACCGCAAGAGCGACCCTTCTTCGAACTCATTTCGGAGCGTTCGCTCCGGCGCCGCCTCCGGGTGCGGTCGCCCGAGGAGGTCATCGACTCCGGCGACATGCCGCTCGATCCTTCCTACGTCGCTGCGGTGGCTGCCCGGGTGCATCAGGTCCGCCAGCGCTCCAAGTGGCTCAATGCCGTGAGTGTCGAGGCGACACGGGAGCAGTTGGCCGCGCTGCGCGGCTTGCTGTGCGTTCGCTCGCTCGAGATCGTGGCGCCTCGGATACGCCCCTCAGTGGCTCCCAGCTACCCATCGCTCGCCAGCGTCCCACCTCTCGGTCGAAGCACGACCGCGTCGCCCCTTTCCTCGAGCACCGTCCCATCGCCTCCTCTGCAGAGCACCATCCCGTCACCTCCTTCCCTCGGCACCGTCCCCTCCCGCTTCGACTACGGCTGGTCGCTCAACCAGCTGCAGCAAATCCGCGTCGTCGATCTCCACAACATGGGCTTGACCGGCAAGGATGTCTTCATCGGTCACTTCGACAACGGCTACCGCCTGCTGTCGCACGAATCGCTGACCGGCTTGCGTGTGCATGCCGCCTGGGACTTCGTCGCCAACGAGCCGAACCCGGACCCCATTCCCTGCGGGCCCGGCGAAACTTGCGACTCCCATGGACTGGAGACACTCTCCATCCTGGCGGGGTTCAAGGAAGGCAAGCTCATCGGGCCGGCCTTCGAGGCGACGTATTTGCTGGCCCGTACCGAGAGCGATGCGGTCGAATCGACGGCGGAAGAGGATCTCTGGGTCGCGGCCATGGAGTGGGCCGACAGCATCGGCGTCGACGTCGTGAGCTCGTCCGTGGGCTACCGCGGTTTCGATGATCCCCTGACGAGCTACACCTGGGAGGACATGGACGGGAACACGGCGGTGATCACCCGCGCCGCCGACATGGCCGTGGCGCGCGGCATCGTCGTCGTGGCGGCCATTGGCAATGATGGCCTCCTGCAAGACTTCAACACGATCTATGCCCCGGCCGACGGCGACTCCGTGCTCGCCGTCGGCGCGATCGACCAGAACGGTGCCTATTCCATCCTCAGCTCCTACGGCCCGACGGCGGACGGCCGCACCAAGCCCGACGTGCTCGCCGAAGGCATCGGCACGATCATGGCGCTGTCGTCGAACTCCATCGCCTACGGCGGCGGTTTCGGCACCTCGGCGGCGTGTCCTCTCGTCGCTGGGGCGGCGGCATTGCTGCGCTCCGCATTCCCGGCGGCGACGCCGGTGCAGATCGCCACAGCCCTGCGTTCGACGGCGAGCCGCTCTGCGGCGCCGGACCGCTTCGAGGGCTGGGGAATCATCGACGCGCTGGCGGCGTATCGCTACCTCCGCGACCTGGGGCCGGCCCCATCGCCCTTCGGTGGCCGCACCGCGCGCATCGTGCCGAATCCCTACCCCGTCGGCCCGACGACACCCATCCAGATCGAGCTGCCGGAACCGGCGTACGTCACCCTGCAGCTCTTCGACGTCCGCGGCCGCCGGGTGCGGGCGCTGCTCGCCGAACCCTTGCCCGCCGCCGAGCACACGATCCCCTGGAACGGCCTGGACGACGGTGGTCACGGCGTCGCCTCGGGTGCCTACTTCCTCCAGCTGCAAGCGAGCTCCCTCGCCGCACCGGAGCGCGTGGAGCGCGAGACGCGCAAGGTCATCCTGCTGCGGTAG
- a CDS encoding family 43 glycosylhydrolase: MWSRLRGRALAAGAVCIPLLIFGCGGDPMGRDGTTLCNPTTNTVFLSSKIDDDDGDGYPRDENYPTIDDEDDDIVDHAWIEDASGAYHLFFQNEDRGVGSDIMHYTTTDLQNLTYVGVALQKNPGGWDSQALWAPHIVQNGKTYFMFYTGTSGTGPDAKQRLGLATSTDLTTWTRFPLNRCHQTSGDGCIYDCAEAWTTWGGPPGAHNQQCRDPFVLWDAAHGRWVLFATAKSTNGFGVVTVAYSADLVHWLGAGYIDATRLLTAGSGGQPTGGQAENPYVLSHAGTFYLLFSDWADPEDDCSVPHPRTIVQYATSSTLRADAAGSSHWSYRGFIPDPGVNAIEALVVDGDTWILSQSITDRTSCDYAEHRRELRLKRVGWGPNATFSTSLWAPCAGAP, translated from the coding sequence ATGTGGTCCCGGCTTCGAGGGCGTGCGCTCGCGGCTGGTGCCGTCTGCATCCCGCTCCTGATCTTCGGCTGCGGCGGCGACCCCATGGGGCGCGACGGTACAACGCTTTGCAATCCGACCACAAACACCGTTTTCCTGAGCTCCAAGATCGATGACGATGATGGCGATGGCTATCCCCGTGACGAGAACTACCCCACGATCGATGACGAAGACGACGACATCGTCGACCATGCCTGGATCGAAGACGCCAGCGGCGCTTACCATCTGTTCTTCCAGAACGAGGATCGAGGGGTCGGCAGCGACATCATGCACTACACCACGACAGACCTGCAGAACCTCACCTACGTCGGCGTCGCGCTACAGAAAAACCCAGGCGGTTGGGATTCTCAGGCGCTCTGGGCACCGCACATCGTTCAGAACGGAAAGACGTACTTCATGTTCTACACCGGAACGAGCGGAACCGGCCCGGACGCCAAGCAGCGCCTCGGCCTCGCCACTTCCACGGATCTCACCACCTGGACGCGCTTTCCACTGAACCGTTGCCACCAGACCTCCGGCGACGGCTGCATCTACGACTGTGCGGAGGCGTGGACGACCTGGGGCGGGCCGCCAGGAGCGCACAACCAGCAGTGCCGGGATCCGTTCGTCCTCTGGGATGCCGCCCATGGGCGCTGGGTCCTGTTCGCCACCGCGAAGAGCACCAACGGCTTCGGAGTCGTCACGGTCGCGTACTCCGCGGACCTGGTCCATTGGCTGGGGGCGGGCTACATCGACGCCACCCGCCTGCTGACAGCCGGGAGCGGCGGCCAGCCCACCGGCGGTCAAGCAGAGAACCCGTACGTCCTCTCACACGCCGGGACGTTCTATCTCTTGTTCTCCGACTGGGCTGACCCGGAGGACGATTGCAGCGTGCCGCACCCACGGACGATCGTTCAGTACGCCACCTCATCGACGTTGCGCGCCGACGCAGCGGGGAGCAGCCACTGGAGCTACCGCGGCTTCATCCCCGACCCTGGGGTGAACGCGATCGAGGCCCTGGTCGTCGATGGCGACACCTGGATCCTGTCCCAGAGCATCACCGATCGGACCTCCTGCGACTACGCCGAGCACCGCCGTGAGTTGCGGTTGAAACGGGTCGGATGGGGCCCGAACGCGACCTTTTCGACCTCACTCTGGGCCCCGTGCGCCGGCGCGCCGTAG
- a CDS encoding APC family permease has protein sequence MREESQLIRAIGRWTLVALVLNSIIGSGIFGLPAVVAGKLGTASIWAYLVAAAGIAVIVACFAEVGSQFRQAGGPYLYARAAFGRFVGIQVGWLAWLVRLTSAAANANLFVLYLAEFWPRAEQPLERAGVLSLLLGGLTLANVRGVRTGTRLSSVFAIAKLLPLVLFIVAGLVFQHTRAAPNTVPAGTGGWLEALLLLVFAYGGFEAALLPMGEARNPRRDAPIALFVGLAAVTVVYTLVQVVVVGTLDFSAGTERPLATAARGFLGPEGAALIAAGALLSVYGYLSGQFVSAPRLTFALAEQGDFPVGLASIHSRFRTPHVSIVAYAVLVFGLAVAASFRWNAALSALARLLTYGLVCGSLLVLRRRQPHAHAFRLAGGTFFAVLGIAFCCVLVSRMGKVEMVVLLATATLASATWFWARRRTA, from the coding sequence ATGCGGGAAGAATCACAACTCATCCGCGCCATCGGCCGCTGGACTCTCGTGGCTCTCGTGCTGAATTCGATCATTGGCAGCGGTATCTTCGGTCTGCCGGCGGTGGTCGCAGGCAAGCTGGGCACCGCCAGCATATGGGCCTATCTCGTGGCGGCGGCGGGCATCGCCGTGATCGTCGCTTGCTTCGCCGAGGTGGGTTCGCAGTTCCGCCAGGCAGGCGGCCCGTATCTTTACGCGCGCGCGGCATTCGGCCGCTTCGTCGGCATTCAGGTCGGCTGGCTGGCTTGGCTCGTGCGCCTGACCTCGGCCGCGGCCAACGCGAACCTGTTCGTCCTGTACCTCGCCGAGTTCTGGCCGCGGGCCGAGCAGCCGCTCGAGCGCGCCGGGGTACTGTCTTTGCTCCTCGGCGGTCTGACCCTGGCGAACGTCCGCGGCGTGCGGACTGGGACGCGACTGAGCAGCGTCTTCGCCATCGCCAAGCTCCTGCCGCTGGTCCTCTTCATCGTCGCCGGGCTCGTCTTCCAGCACACGAGGGCGGCGCCGAACACCGTACCTGCGGGCACGGGGGGCTGGCTCGAGGCGCTGTTGCTCCTCGTCTTCGCCTACGGCGGCTTCGAGGCTGCGCTGCTGCCGATGGGCGAAGCCAGGAACCCACGTCGGGATGCTCCCATCGCGCTGTTCGTAGGTCTCGCTGCCGTGACTGTGGTCTACACGCTCGTGCAGGTGGTCGTGGTCGGTACGCTCGATTTTTCGGCAGGAACGGAGCGGCCGCTCGCGACTGCTGCCCGCGGGTTCCTGGGCCCCGAAGGGGCGGCCTTGATCGCCGCGGGCGCGCTCCTTTCCGTCTATGGCTACCTGAGCGGACAGTTCGTGAGCGCGCCACGGCTGACTTTCGCCCTCGCTGAGCAGGGCGACTTCCCGGTCGGGCTCGCGTCCATTCACTCGCGGTTTCGCACCCCCCATGTCTCGATCGTCGCCTACGCGGTCCTCGTTTTCGGTCTGGCCGTCGCAGCGAGCTTCCGCTGGAACGCAGCGCTCTCCGCCCTGGCACGCCTGTTGACCTACGGTCTGGTCTGCGGCTCTCTGCTCGTTCTGCGCCGGAGACAGCCGCACGCGCACGCCTTCCGGTTGGCGGGCGGCACGTTCTTCGCGGTTCTGGGCATCGCATTCTGCTGCGTGCTCGTGAGCCGCATGGGGAAAGTGGAGATGGTCGTCCTCCTGGCGACGGCAACGCTGGCCTCGGCCACCTGGTTCTGGGCGCGGCGCCGGACGGCGTGA